In the Armatimonadota bacterium genome, AGTACGTGCTCGAGAAGGAGGGCGACGTGGCCGCCGTGATCGCCGAGACGGTGCGTGCCACGCCGGTGATTCCGCGGCGCGAGTTCTGGCAGGCCGTGCGCGCGGCGTGCGACCGTCACGGTGCGTTGCTCATCCTCGACGAGATCCCCACGGCGCTGGGGCGCACCGGTGCGATGTTCGCCTGCGAGCACTACGGCGTCGTCCCCGACATCCTCGTGCTGGGGAAGGGTCTGGGCGGTGGCATCATGCCCCTGGCGGCGGTGCTGGCCCGCGAGCGCTTCGACGTGGCGGCCGACCGGGCCCTGGGCCACTACACCCACGAGAAGAACCCGGTGGCCGCCGCCGCGGCGCTGGCCACGCTGCAGTACATCGAGGACCACGGCCTCGTCGAGCGGGCGCGCGTGCTGGGCGAGCACGCCCTGCAGCGGCTGCGCGCCATGCAGGCCCGCCACCCGCTGATCGGCGACGTGCGCGGGCTGGGGCTGCTGCTGGGCGTCGAGCTGGTCACCGACCGCGCCACCCGGGCCCGGGCCGTCGCCGAGGCCGAGGCGGTCATGTACGCGGCGCTGACCCGCGGGCTGAGCTTCAAGGTCAGCATGGGCAACGTCCTGACCCTGGCGCCGCCGCTCGTGATCACCCGCGCCGAGCTCGACCGTGCCCTGGACATCCTCGACGACAGCCTCGCGGAGGTCGAACGGCACCGATGATCGACCAACCCCCCCTGGCTCCGGGCCAGACGCTGCTGTACACCCTGCGCCACGGCCTCACCGAGCTGAACCGCACCAAGCGCACGGGCGGCCGCCTGGACGTCCCGCTGGCCGACGAGGGCCGCCGGCAGGCCGAGGAGGCCCGCCAGCGCTTCGCGGGCACGGCCCTGGACGTCGTGATCGCCTCGAGCCTGCGCCGCGCCATCGAGACCGCCGAGATCGTCACCGGGTGGCCGCGCGAGCGCATCGTGATCGACGACCTCGCCGTCGAGCGCAGCTTCGGGCAGATGGAAGGCCTGACCCAGGACGAGATCCGCGTGCGGTTCCCCGACGTGATCTACGTGCCGATCGACCACGTCCGGTACTCCCTCAACCCGCCCGGCGGCGAGTCGTTCGAGGCGCTGCGCGCCCGCGCGCGGACGTTCCTCGCGCGCGTGCTGGCGGCTTATGGGGGCAAGCGCATCCTGGTCTCGTCGCACCAGAACTTCATGCAGCAGCTGCACGGTGAGCTGCGCGGCCTCGACCCCTACGCCGCGCTCAAGTACGACATCCTCAACCTGGAGCTGAACCAGTTCCACCTGGACGTCGATGGCCGACTGCTGGCCCACCGCGTCTACCAGCTCTGCCCCGACGCCGCCAAGTACCCGTCGTTCTGACGGCGGGACGGGATGGCGGCCGCAGACGGGCGAAACGGGGCGGTGGTCGCGGACGCCCGGCGGCTCCAGGCGGCGATCGAGGACCTGACCGCGCAGCTCGCGCAGCGGTTCCCGGCGCGGGTCCGCGGGCTGCGCCGCGTGGGCCGTGAGGCTGAGTTCCCCCTGGTCTGGCCCGACGGTCGGGCCGCGCCGGTGGCCCGCCTGTGGGACGGGCTGCGCACGCACAGCGCCGCCCGCGTCCGCTACGACGACCCCGACCGGACCGTCATCGCGCGCGTGGACGTCGGCGGCGCGGGCTACGAGGTCGAGGTCGGCCGCGCCACGGTCGAGGTGGTGCTGCCGCCCGTCGACGACCTGCACACGCTGGCGCAGGTGTCGGCGTCCGCTATCGGCCGGCTGGTGCAGGTGGCCACCGCTGCGCGCCTGCGCGTGCTGGGCTACGGCATCCAGCCCCGGACCCAGGCCCGCGCCGGCCTGATCACGCCCAAGCGCCGGTACGCCGCGTTCTACCGCAGCCTCGGGCGGCCGTGGTTGCCGTTCACCACCACGGCCAGTGACCAGGTGCACGTGGACGTCGGGCGCGACGAGGTCGTCGGGGTGGTCAACGTCCTCAACCTGCTCTCCGGAGCGATCATCGCGCTCACGGCGAACTCGTCGGTCTACGCGGGGCGCGTGGGGCGGTTCTGCTCGGGGCGGGAAGGCCTGCTGTGGGGGCTGGGCGAGCGCCACGGCATGCCGCCCCGGCCGTTTGCCGACCTCGAGGACTACGTCCGGTTCGTCTGCCAGCAGCCGTGCGCCGTGCTGCGGCGCGGCCCCTCGTACGCGGCGTACGGCCGTCCGCTGGCGGCCTACCTGCAGACGCGCGGCCCGGACCTCGACGCGTTCCTCTGGCACGAGCACTACTTGTGGTACAGCGCGCGGCCCCGCGCGCAGCACGCCACCGTGGAGGTGCGGCCGGCCTGCCAGCAGCCGCCCGAGGACCCGCTGGCCGCCGCGGCCCTGGCGCTCGCCCTGGTGGAGGGCTGGCGCGAGGCGCAGGCGCTGGTGGCCGAGGCGCTCGGGGGCGATGCGCTGGGGCGCCGCGCGTGGCGAGTGATGGCGGCCTACCGGCGCGCCGCCGTCCGCTGCGGCGTGCGCGCGCCCGAGCCGGCCCCCCGGTTCCTGGCGCGCCTGCTGGACGTGGCGACCGACGCGCTGCGACGGCGCGGGCGGGGCGAAGAGCGCTTGCTGGACGGCCTGCGGCGCCGCCTCGAGACGCGGCGGCTGCCGGCCGACGACGCCGTGACCACGTTTCGCCGCGGCGGGGCTGCGGCGCTGGTGGCGGCGCGGGCGCTGTAGGCGCCCGCGCGTGCGGTGCACGAGAGGAGACCAGACAGCCTGCGAGGAGGGAGACCATGGGACGGCTGGACGGCAAGGTGGTGTTCATCACCGGTGCAGGGAGCGGCATGGGGCGCGCCGCCTCGGTGCGGTTCGCGCGCGAGGGGGCCAGGGTGGTGGTCGCGGAGGTGGCCGAGGCCGCAGGGCGCGAGACCGTGGACGAGGTGCACGCCGCGGGCGGCGAGGCGCTCTTCGTGCGCACCGACGTCTCGCGCGAGGCGGACGTGGCCGCGGCGATCCGCGCGGGAGAGGCCGCGTTTGGCCGCATCGACGTCCTCTACAACAACGCCGGGATCTTCCCGCCCGAGGACGGCTCGGTCGTCGACCTGGACGAGGCGGTGTGGGACCGGGTGATGGCCGTCAACCTGAAGGGCATCTACCTGGTCTGCAAGCACGGCATCCCGGCGCTGCTGCGCGCGGGCGGCGGGTCGGTGATCAACATCGCGTCGTTCGTGGCGCTGGTGGGGTGCACCGTGCCGCAGGACGCCTACACCGCCAGCAAGGGCGGGGTCATCGCGCTCACCAAGTCGCTGGCCGTGCAGTTCGGCCCCCGGGGCATCCGCACCAACGCCATCTGCCCCGGGCCCATCGAGACGCCACTGCTGACCGAGTGGCTGCTGACCAACCCCGAGGCGAAGGCGGTGCGCCTGGCGCGCATTCCCATGGGGCGCTTCGGCCGGCCCGACGACATCGTGGCGATGGCGCTCTACCTGGCGTCCGACGAGTCGAGCTGGACGAACGGCGCGGTGCTGGTGGTCGACGGCGGGATCACGTCCAACTACTTCTGAGGGCGGGGGCCGCGGGCGCACGGGGCGGTCGTCCATCCGCGCTGGCGGCCTCATGGCGGCGCGTCCAGCGGCACCATGGTCCACGCGCCGTCGCGCAAAGCGGCCACCTCGGTGCAGCCCACCTCGCGCAGCAGCGCGTCTGCTTCCTGGTGGTGGTCCGTCACCTGGGCCGGGGAGTGGGCGTCGGTGGTGACCAGCAGGCGGATGCCCAGGGCCAGGCAGCGGCGGAGGATCCACGGGCTCGGGTACGGGCTGCGCACGGCGTCGCGCCAGCCGGCCGTGTTGAGCTCCACGATCAGGTCGGCCCGCGCGCAGGCGTGCAGGGTGGCCTCCACCTCGCGCACGTACCAGGCGTCGTCCTCCCGGAAGTAGCGGTTGCCGGCGTTCCACTTCTTGACGCGGTCCAGGTGGCCGACGATGGCCACCCCGCCCCAGGCCGCCAGTCCCCGGATGCGCTCGTAGTAGGCGCCGACCAGTCGCCGCACCTCGCCGGCGAAGTGGCGGTGCAGCCCCTCCTCGAAGCCGCGCCGGGTGAGGTCGTACGCCCACGGAACTCCCAGGGCGGTCTCGCCGAGGAAGTGCACCGAGCCGATGAGGAACTCGAACGGGTACGGCGCGACCAGGGCCCAGAGGGCGTCGTGGCGCTCGGGGATGTAGTCGAACTCCAGCCCCAGGTGGACGGCCAGGCGGCCCTGCCAGGCTGCGCGCACGCGGGCCACGTCGGCGCAGTAGGCCGGCAGGTCGGCGGCCCGCATCGCGGCCTCGTCGGGAAAGTCCAGCGGTGCGTGGCTGGTGACCCCCAGCGCCCCCAGCCCCGCGGCGGCCGCAGCCTCGGCGTACTGCGCGATCTCGCCGATGCCGTCGCAGTAGCGGTTGTGGGTGTGGTAGGCCGTCCGGATCAGAGCGATTCGGCTCCTTCGGTACGCAACGGCCCGCCGGGTGCCCGCAGGAGCTCGGCCAGGATCTCCACGCCGCGGGCGATGCGGGGGCCGGGCCGGTTGAAGTAGGCGCTGGCGTCGGTGAGGTAGACGCGCCCGGCCCGCACCGCCGGGAGCGCGTCCCAGCCCGGCCGGCCGGTCACCAGGTGGCGCTCTTGGCGCGTGCGCGCGATGTCGAACCCGCAGGGCATGAGGACCACCACGTCGGGCGCGGCATCGAGCACCTGCTCCCAGTCCACGACGAACGACTCCTGGCGCGGCCGTCCCAGCACGTCGATCCCGCCCGCGGCCTCCACCATCTCGGGCACCCAGTGGCCGGCCACGAAGAGCGGATCGAGCCACTCCAGGCAGACGACCCGCGGCCGCGGTGCGGGCGGCGGCAGCCGGCGGACCCGTTCGATGCGCGCCCGCAGCGCGCCGACCAGGGCGGCGGCCGCCGTGTGGGCGCCGGTGTGCTGGCCGACGTCGAGGATCGTCTCCAAAATGTCGTCCAGACCGCGCGGCTCCAGCGAGAGGATGGAGGGCGTCCCTGCGAGCACCCGCGCGGCCCGGCGCACCTCGGTGAACGACGGCGCGCACACCCGGCAGAGCTCCTGCGTGAGGATGAGGTCGGGCGCAAGCGCGGCGAGTTGCGCGGCGTCGAGGTGGTAGACGCTGGTGCCGGTGTGCACCGCGCGGCGGATCGTGGCGTCGATCTCGGCGCTGGGCCGGTCGGCGGTCACCACGGCCTGGCTCAGCGCGGGCAGCGCGCGCACCTCGGGTGGCCAGTCGCAGTCGTGGGAGACCCCCACCAACCGGTCGCCCAGGCCGAGCGCGCAGACGATCTCGGTGGCGCTGGGCAGCAGCGAGACGATCTTCACCGCGGCGGCCTCCCGCTGGGGCTCACGGCGCGTTCCAGGGCGTCCGGCCCGTCGCCGCGGGCGCAGGCGGCACGGGCTCCGCGGCCGCGGCCCGTGGCGTCGCCCCCGCGGGCATCCGCCCCGTCTCCTCCGGCGGCCGAATGTGCCGGAAGCACGCGAACAGCAACAGGTCGTAGGCGATCTTCATGGCGCCGGCGATCACGAAGGGCGCGCCGAGCCCCACCAGCTGCATCGACGCTCCCGCCACCAGCGGGGTCGTGGCCTGCGCCACGTTGCGCACGATGTTGGTCAGGCCGGCTGCCGCGATGCGCTCTTCCGGGTCGACCACGGCCACGACGTAGGACTGCCGCACGGGCACGTCCATCTGCGACAGGGCGAACCGCGCCAGCAGCAGGCCGATCGCCCACGCCAGCGACGGCGCCAGCGGGATCGCCATCAGCAGCACGTTGGACGGCAGGTGGGTCGCCACCATGGTGTTGACCAGCCCGATGCGCTCGCCCAGCCGCCCGGCGGCGTAGAACGACGCCGCCTGGAGCAGGCCCGCGCCCAGGAAGACGGGCCCCAACACGTCGGGCCCGGCCCCCCACCGCGCGCTGAAGTAGAACGCGATCATGCTCTGCACGACGAAGCCGCCCGCCAGCGAGTCCACGACGAACAGCGCCGCCAGCCGCAGCACGGTGCCCCGCGAGCGCCGCAGGCCACTGGCGGCCTGCGCCACCGTCACCGCCTCCACGTGCGGGCCCAGCCGGCTGAACAACCTCAGCGTGACCATGCCGAGCGCGGCGTACACCAGGAACATGACACGGAACGCGTCGTCGGCGGTCAGCCCCGCCCGCTGCAGCAGCGCCGGCACCCCGGCCGCCAGCGCGCCGAGCGAACCTGCCAGCGCGCCCACCAGGTTGTACAGCGAGAAGGCACGGGTGCGGCGGTCGGCGGAGGTGGTCAGGGGGAGCATGGCCTGTTCGAGCGACAGGAACGGACCGACCTCCCCGGTGGTGACGCCGACGGTCCCCGTGAGCGCGACGAGGAGCAGCACAGGGTAGGATGTGGTGACGGCGAAGGCGACACCGCTGCCTACCATGCCCAGCGCCGACAACATCAGGATGCGGCGTCGGCCGTAGCGGTCCGCGGTGGCGGCGAACACCGCGGTCAGCGCCGCCGAGCCGAGCAGGGTTGCCGTGAGAATGGCCCCGACCTGCCAGGGGGCCCAGCCGGCCCGGTTCAGGTAGACGCCCAGCAGCACCGCCTGGAAGCCGTACGCGAACGTGCGGACGGCGCGCGCTGCCAGGATGCGCTGCCCGTCGGGCGCAAGCCAGGCCAGCACCCGTCCCGTCTCACCGGAGGCTCGCCGGTCGGGTGCGCTGGTGGGAAGTCCCCCAGGCCGCATACCCCGGGGGTTCGCGCGCCCCGGGGTCCGGTCCTGGCGGCCGGCGGGAAGCCCGGCCGGCGACCGCGAACTACTCCGCTGGCTTCGGGACGTCCCAGGGGGGCGGCGGCGCTGGGGGCGTCCTGCGCGCCTGGAGGTGGGGACGTGGTCATCGAGGAAGGCATCCGGAGCCGCCATGGACTGGAACTGCAGGGGATCGAACCGGGCGCGGTGGCGTGGAACCTCCCCCCCGCGGCCCTCTACGAGCACGCCATCCGCCGGCGCGAGGGCCACCTGGCGGCCGACGGCCAGCTGGTGGTGGTCACGGTGCCACACACCGGACGATCGCCCCAGGACAAGTTCGTCGTGCGGGAACCGTCCAGCGAGGCCCACATCTGGTGGGGGAGGCACAACCGGCCGATTCCGCCCGAGAACTTCGAGCGGCTGCACCGGCGCCTCCAGGCCTACCTCCGCGGCCGGGACCTGTTCGTCCAGGACCTGTTCGTCTGCGCCGACCCGCGCTACCGCCGGGGCGTGCGGGTCATCACCGAGTACGCCTGGCACAGCCTGTTCGCCCGCACGATGTTCATCGTGCCCGACGAGCGCACCCGCGCCCAGCACACGCCCGAGATCACCGTCATCGACGCGCCCGGCTTCCTGGCCAACCCGGCCGAGGACGGCACCCGCTCGGAGGTGTTCATCCTGCTGCACCCGGCCCGCAAGCTGGTGCTGATCGGCGGCACGACCTATGGCGGGGAGATCAAGAAGTCGGTGTTCACCCTGCTGAACTACCTGCTGCCGCTGGAGGGCGTGCTCTCCATGCACTGCTCGGCCAACCGGGGTCCTGCGGGCGACGTGGCGCTGTTCTTCGGCCTCTCGGGCACGGGGAAGACCACGCTGTCCGTCGACCCCGACCGGGCGCTCATCGGCGACGACGAGCACGGCTGGTCGGACGAGGGGATCTTCAACTTCGAGGGCGGCAGCTACGCCAAGACGATCCGCCTGTCCAAGGAGGGCGAGCCGCAGATCTACCAGGCCACGCACATGTTCGGCACCATCCTCGAGAACGTGGTGATGGATCCCCTGACCCGTCGGCTCGACCTGGACGACGACGCGCTGACCGAGAACACCCGCGCGGCCTTCCCCATCACCTACATGCCGAACGTCTGGCCCGGCGGCGTGGCCGGGCATCCGCGCGCCGTGGTGTTCCTGACCTGCGACGCCTTCGGCGTGATGCCGCCCATCGCGCGCCTGACCCCCGAGCAGGCGATGTACCACTTCCTGACGGGCTACACCGCCATCGTGGCGGGCACCGAGAAGGGCATCACGGAGCCCACCGCCACGTTCTCGGCCTGCTTTGGGGCGCCGTTCATGGCGCAGCGCCCCACGGTCTACGCGCAGATGCTCGGCGAGCGCCTCAGGCGCCATGGGACCACGGTCTGGCTGGTGAACACCGGCTGGAGCGGGGGCGCCCAGGGCGCGGGCGGCGAGCGCATCAAGCTGGCGTACACCCGGGCCATGGTGCGTGCGGCGGTCGCGGGCGTCCTGGACGACGTGCCCGCCACCCCCGATCCGGTCTTCGGCGTGCTGGTGCCCGAGCGCGTGCCGGACGTGCCAGCGGAAATCCTGCATCCGCGGGCGACGTGGGCCGACCCGGCGGCGTACGACGCCAAGGCCCGGGACCTGGTGGCGATGTTCCACCGCGCGTTCGAGGAGTTCGCGCCCTACACCTCGGCGGCGGTGCGGGCCGCCGGGCCGCGCATGCCGCAGTAGCGTGGGCGGTCCGGCGCTCGGGGCGGTCGGTACCGTGCGGGTGGTCGGGCCCGTGCGGGCCTTCGGAGCACGCGGCGGGCGCGGCGCCGCGCCGCGCCGGGCGCAGCGGGGGCGGCCGTGAGCGTGCGCCGGCGCATCGGCGTCCTAACCGGCGGCGGGGACTGCCCCGGGCTCAACGCGGTCATCCGGGCGGTGGTGCTGTCCGCTGTGCGCGGGTTCGGGTGGGAGGTCGTCGGCGTCCTCGACGGGTTCGACGGCCTGCTCCACGACCGCACGCGCCCGCTGGGCATCGAGGAGGTCCGCGGCATCCTGGCCCAGGGCGGCACGATCCTGGGCACCTCCAACCGTGGCAACCCGTTCGCCTGGCCGGTGGTGCGCAACGGGCAGGTCGAGGTCGTCGACGCGTCCCCCATGGTCCTGGACCGCCTGCGCGCGCTGGACCTCCAGGCCCTGGTCGTCATCGGCGGCGACGGGACCCTGCACATCGCCCAGCAGCTCTACGAGATGGGCGCGCCGGTGGTGGGCATCCCCAAGACCATCGACAACGACATCGCCGCCACCGATGTGACTTTCGGCTTCGACACGGCCCGGCTCACCGCCACCGAGGCGATCGACAAGCTCCACTCCACGGCGGAGAGCCATCACCGCGTCATGGTGGTGGAGACCATGGGCCGCAACGCCGGCTGGATCGCCCTCGAGTCGGGGATCGCCGGCGGCGCCAACGTGGTGCTGATCCCCGAGATCCCCTACCGGCTGGAGGCCGTGGTCGCGGCCATCGAGGACCGTGCGCGGCGCGGGCGGCCGTGGTCGATCGTCGTGGCCGCAGAGGGCGCGCACCCCGTGGGCGGGACGCAGGTGTACCAGGACACCGGCGGCCCCGGCCGGCTGCCGCGGCTGGGCGGCATCGGGCAGCAGGTGGCGGCCCAGCTGGCCGAGGCGACCGGACGCGAGACGCGCTCGCTGGTGCTGGGGCACCTGCAGCGCGGCGGCAGCCCCACCCCCTTCGACCGCCTGCTGGCGACGCGCTTCGGCGTGCGCGCCGTCGAGTGCATCGCCGCCGGACGTCTGGGCGTCATGGTGGCCCTGCGGGGCACCGAGATCGTCGACGTGCCGCTTGCCGAGGCCATCGCCACCCCCAAGCGCGTGCCGCCCGACGGCCAGCTGGTGCGTACGGCGAAGGCGCTGGGGATGTCGGTGGGGACCTGACCCGTGGCCCCGGCGGCGCCCCTGCGGGGCAGCCCGCGGGCCGGTCGGTCACGGGCGGTCTGGTCGCGGGACAATGGGGCCGGCGGTGTCCCGGCGCGGCAGCCCGCGGGCCCATCGCGCAGCGCGCGGCGGCCCGGGCGTCGTCAGCGGATCAGCCGGCGGCGCATCAGCCGCAGCGGGGCCGGGAACAGCGCGACGGTCACCGCCAGCATCCAGGCGACGTCGGCCAGGACGCGCGCGTCGGCCGTGCCCAGCGCCAGCGCCCGCGCCACGCGCACGACGTGCGAGAGCGGGGTCAGCCACGCCGCGACCTGCACCCAGGCCGGCAGGGCGTCCAGGGGGAAGAAGACGCCGCTGAACATGAACATGGGCGTGACGAACAGGGCGAAGTAGAACGTGAAGTAGTCGATGTTGGGGTTGATGGCCGTGAACGTCATGGCGATGACCGCGAACATCAGCCCTGCCAGGAAGAACACCGGCGGGAGCAGCAGCGCCAGGGGCGAGCGCACCACCCCGAACAGCGTGATGACCACCAGGAAGGCGGTGCCGTAGAGCACGCTGCGCGTCGCGCCCCAGGCGATCTCGCCCACCACCACGTCCTCCACGTTCAGGGGAGTGGTGATGACGGCGTCGTAGGCCTTCTCGTAGTACATCTGCACGTAGGCGTTGTAGGTGCACTCGAACGTCGCCCCGAACATCGCGGCCGTGGCCACTAGGCCCGTGGCCACGAACGTCAGGTAGGGCAGGCCGCCGATGGTGCTCAGGTAGGCGCCCAGCCCGAACCCCATGGCCAGCAGGTAGATGACCGGCTCGAGGAAGTTGACGGCCACCGACTCGGGGAAGATGCGCCGGAAGATGTAGACGTTGCGTTGCCAGAACCGCAGGGCGCCCCGGGGCCAGAAGAGCCTCATCAGTCGCGCAGCATCCTCCCGGTGAGCTTGAGGAAGACGTCCTCCAGGGTCGCGCGGCGCAGGATCGCCGCCTCGACGTCGACCCCCGCGGCACGGATGCGGTGGAGCACCGCTTCGCCGTCGGCCGTGTAGAGGAGGACCAGGTCGCCGTGCACTTCGTGGGCGTCGGCGGTGTCGCCCGCCGCGGCCAGCACGCGGCGCAACCCGACCCCGCCCTCGCCGTCGCGCGCCAGCCCGTGCAACTCCACCACCTCGCGGCCCACGTGGGCACGGATCAGCTCGGCCGGCGTCCCTTCGGCCACGATCCGGCCGCCGTCCATGATGGCCACCCGGTCGCACAGCGCGGCGGCTTCCTCCATGTAGTGGGTCGTCAGGATCTGCGTGACGCCCCGGCGCTTGAGCTGGCGCAGTTTCTCCCACACCAGCTGGCGGGCCTGGGGGTCCAGCCCGGTGGTCGGCTCGTCGAGGACCAGCAGGTCGGGGTCGGCGACCAGCGCACGCGCCACCATCAGGCGCCGGCGCATGCCGCCGCTGAGGGTCTCGACGCGGTCGGCCGCGCGCTCGGCGAGCGCCACGAACGCCAGCAGCTCGTCGGCCCGCCGCCGGGCCGTGGCCCACGGCAGGTCGAAGTAGCGGCCGAAGATCACCAAGTTCTCGCGCACCGACAGCGCCGTGTCCAGGGTGTTCTCCTGCGTGACCACCCCCAGCCGGGCCTTGATGGCCCGCGCCTGGGTGCGCACGTCGCAGCCCAGCACCTCCAGG is a window encoding:
- a CDS encoding aspartate aminotransferase family protein; protein product: MERVVPKPSEGDVNLSPRRAAWQAAMLDEPTRALLAEDARYFLHQALSTPCLTALRRCEGIYLEDLQGRRYMDFHGNSVHQVGFGNPAVVAAIKAQLDALSFCPRRFTNEPAVALARKLAQLAPGDLHKVLFCPSGTGAIGIALKLARTVTGRYKTISMWDAFHGASLDAISVGGEELFRRDVGPLLPGTEHVPPPDPYRCLWDCQARGGCDLKCAGYIEYVLEKEGDVAAVIAETVRATPVIPRREFWQAVRAACDRHGALLILDEIPTALGRTGAMFACEHYGVVPDILVLGKGLGGGIMPLAAVLARERFDVAADRALGHYTHEKNPVAAAAALATLQYIEDHGLVERARVLGEHALQRLRAMQARHPLIGDVRGLGLLLGVELVTDRATRARAVAEAEAVMYAALTRGLSFKVSMGNVLTLAPPLVITRAELDRALDILDDSLAEVERHR
- a CDS encoding histidine phosphatase family protein, with amino-acid sequence MIDQPPLAPGQTLLYTLRHGLTELNRTKRTGGRLDVPLADEGRRQAEEARQRFAGTALDVVIASSLRRAIETAEIVTGWPRERIVIDDLAVERSFGQMEGLTQDEIRVRFPDVIYVPIDHVRYSLNPPGGESFEALRARARTFLARVLAAYGGKRILVSSHQNFMQQLHGELRGLDPYAALKYDILNLELNQFHLDVDGRLLAHRVYQLCPDAAKYPSF
- a CDS encoding glutamate-cysteine ligase family protein, whose protein sequence is MAAADGRNGAVVADARRLQAAIEDLTAQLAQRFPARVRGLRRVGREAEFPLVWPDGRAAPVARLWDGLRTHSAARVRYDDPDRTVIARVDVGGAGYEVEVGRATVEVVLPPVDDLHTLAQVSASAIGRLVQVATAARLRVLGYGIQPRTQARAGLITPKRRYAAFYRSLGRPWLPFTTTASDQVHVDVGRDEVVGVVNVLNLLSGAIIALTANSSVYAGRVGRFCSGREGLLWGLGERHGMPPRPFADLEDYVRFVCQQPCAVLRRGPSYAAYGRPLAAYLQTRGPDLDAFLWHEHYLWYSARPRAQHATVEVRPACQQPPEDPLAAAALALALVEGWREAQALVAEALGGDALGRRAWRVMAAYRRAAVRCGVRAPEPAPRFLARLLDVATDALRRRGRGEERLLDGLRRRLETRRLPADDAVTTFRRGGAAALVAARAL
- a CDS encoding glucose 1-dehydrogenase, producing the protein MGRLDGKVVFITGAGSGMGRAASVRFAREGARVVVAEVAEAAGRETVDEVHAAGGEALFVRTDVSREADVAAAIRAGEAAFGRIDVLYNNAGIFPPEDGSVVDLDEAVWDRVMAVNLKGIYLVCKHGIPALLRAGGGSVINIASFVALVGCTVPQDAYTASKGGVIALTKSLAVQFGPRGIRTNAICPGPIETPLLTEWLLTNPEAKAVRLARIPMGRFGRPDDIVAMALYLASDESSWTNGAVLVVDGGITSNYF
- a CDS encoding histidinol-phosphatase — protein: MALIRTAYHTHNRYCDGIGEIAQYAEAAAAAGLGALGVTSHAPLDFPDEAAMRAADLPAYCADVARVRAAWQGRLAVHLGLEFDYIPERHDALWALVAPYPFEFLIGSVHFLGETALGVPWAYDLTRRGFEEGLHRHFAGEVRRLVGAYYERIRGLAAWGGVAIVGHLDRVKKWNAGNRYFREDDAWYVREVEATLHACARADLIVELNTAGWRDAVRSPYPSPWILRRCLALGIRLLVTTDAHSPAQVTDHHQEADALLREVGCTEVAALRDGAWTMVPLDAPP
- a CDS encoding ABC transporter substrate-binding protein gives rise to the protein MKIVSLLPSATEIVCALGLGDRLVGVSHDCDWPPEVRALPALSQAVVTADRPSAEIDATIRRAVHTGTSVYHLDAAQLAALAPDLILTQELCRVCAPSFTEVRRAARVLAGTPSILSLEPRGLDDILETILDVGQHTGAHTAAAALVGALRARIERVRRLPPPAPRPRVVCLEWLDPLFVAGHWVPEMVEAAGGIDVLGRPRQESFVVDWEQVLDAAPDVVVLMPCGFDIARTRQERHLVTGRPGWDALPAVRAGRVYLTDASAYFNRPGPRIARGVEILAELLRAPGGPLRTEGAESL
- a CDS encoding MFS transporter produces the protein MLAWLAPDGQRILAARAVRTFAYGFQAVLLGVYLNRAGWAPWQVGAILTATLLGSAALTAVFAATADRYGRRRILMLSALGMVGSGVAFAVTTSYPVLLLVALTGTVGVTTGEVGPFLSLEQAMLPLTTSADRRTRAFSLYNLVGALAGSLGALAAGVPALLQRAGLTADDAFRVMFLVYAALGMVTLRLFSRLGPHVEAVTVAQAASGLRRSRGTVLRLAALFVVDSLAGGFVVQSMIAFYFSARWGAGPDVLGPVFLGAGLLQAASFYAAGRLGERIGLVNTMVATHLPSNVLLMAIPLAPSLAWAIGLLLARFALSQMDVPVRQSYVVAVVDPEERIAAAGLTNIVRNVAQATTPLVAGASMQLVGLGAPFVIAGAMKIAYDLLLFACFRHIRPPEETGRMPAGATPRAAAAEPVPPAPAATGRTPWNAP
- the pckA gene encoding phosphoenolpyruvate carboxykinase (ATP), giving the protein MEEGIRSRHGLELQGIEPGAVAWNLPPAALYEHAIRRREGHLAADGQLVVVTVPHTGRSPQDKFVVREPSSEAHIWWGRHNRPIPPENFERLHRRLQAYLRGRDLFVQDLFVCADPRYRRGVRVITEYAWHSLFARTMFIVPDERTRAQHTPEITVIDAPGFLANPAEDGTRSEVFILLHPARKLVLIGGTTYGGEIKKSVFTLLNYLLPLEGVLSMHCSANRGPAGDVALFFGLSGTGKTTLSVDPDRALIGDDEHGWSDEGIFNFEGGSYAKTIRLSKEGEPQIYQATHMFGTILENVVMDPLTRRLDLDDDALTENTRAAFPITYMPNVWPGGVAGHPRAVVFLTCDAFGVMPPIARLTPEQAMYHFLTGYTAIVAGTEKGITEPTATFSACFGAPFMAQRPTVYAQMLGERLRRHGTTVWLVNTGWSGGAQGAGGERIKLAYTRAMVRAAVAGVLDDVPATPDPVFGVLVPERVPDVPAEILHPRATWADPAAYDAKARDLVAMFHRAFEEFAPYTSAAVRAAGPRMPQ
- a CDS encoding ATP-dependent 6-phosphofructokinase, translated to MRRRIGVLTGGGDCPGLNAVIRAVVLSAVRGFGWEVVGVLDGFDGLLHDRTRPLGIEEVRGILAQGGTILGTSNRGNPFAWPVVRNGQVEVVDASPMVLDRLRALDLQALVVIGGDGTLHIAQQLYEMGAPVVGIPKTIDNDIAATDVTFGFDTARLTATEAIDKLHSTAESHHRVMVVETMGRNAGWIALESGIAGGANVVLIPEIPYRLEAVVAAIEDRARRGRPWSIVVAAEGAHPVGGTQVYQDTGGPGRLPRLGGIGQQVAAQLAEATGRETRSLVLGHLQRGGSPTPFDRLLATRFGVRAVECIAAGRLGVMVALRGTEIVDVPLAEAIATPKRVPPDGQLVRTAKALGMSVGT
- a CDS encoding ABC transporter permease — its product is MRLFWPRGALRFWQRNVYIFRRIFPESVAVNFLEPVIYLLAMGFGLGAYLSTIGGLPYLTFVATGLVATAAMFGATFECTYNAYVQMYYEKAYDAVITTPLNVEDVVVGEIAWGATRSVLYGTAFLVVITLFGVVRSPLALLLPPVFFLAGLMFAVIAMTFTAINPNIDYFTFYFALFVTPMFMFSGVFFPLDALPAWVQVAAWLTPLSHVVRVARALALGTADARVLADVAWMLAVTVALFPAPLRLMRRRLIR
- a CDS encoding ABC transporter ATP-binding protein → MRDVPDAVVRAEGLTKRYGALVAVDGITFTVRRGECFGFLGPNGAGKTTTMKMIYCVLPPTAGRLEVLGCDVRTQARAIKARLGVVTQENTLDTALSVRENLVIFGRYFDLPWATARRRADELLAFVALAERAADRVETLSGGMRRRLMVARALVADPDLLVLDEPTTGLDPQARQLVWEKLRQLKRRGVTQILTTHYMEEAAALCDRVAIMDGGRIVAEGTPAELIRAHVGREVVELHGLARDGEGGVGLRRVLAAAGDTADAHEVHGDLVLLYTADGEAVLHRIRAAGVDVEAAILRRATLEDVFLKLTGRMLRD